From the genome of Alphaproteobacteria bacterium, one region includes:
- a CDS encoding YajQ family cyclic di-GMP-binding protein: protein MPSFDVVSETNMSEVDNALQMMSREISQRYDFKGSKSSIERDQETLTLVADDDYKLGAMHDLLKIHLTRRNVDTQALDFKTKEAASGNTIRQKIIVKQGIDQETAKTITKEIKASKMKVQASIQGDTVRITGKKRDDLQEAIAHIKTLKIQLPLQYINFRD, encoded by the coding sequence ATGCCGAGTTTTGATGTGGTGTCAGAAACCAATATGTCTGAAGTAGACAACGCCTTGCAAATGATGAGCCGTGAAATCAGTCAACGCTATGATTTTAAAGGCTCAAAATCCAGTATCGAACGTGATCAGGAAACGCTTACCCTCGTGGCAGATGACGATTACAAACTCGGTGCGATGCATGATTTGCTGAAAATTCATCTTACTCGCCGCAATGTAGATACCCAGGCGCTGGATTTTAAAACCAAAGAAGCAGCCAGCGGCAACACCATTCGGCAAAAAATAATTGTCAAGCAGGGCATTGATCAGGAAACCGCAAAGACCATTACCAAAGAAATAAAAGCCAGCAAAATGAAGGTGCAAGCCTCGATTCAGGGCGACACCGTTCGAATCACCGGCAAAAAACGCGACGACCTGCAAGAAGCAATTGCACACATTAAGACCTTGAAAATTCAGCTTCCGTTACAATATATAAACTTCAGGGACTGA
- a CDS encoding DUF1150 domain-containing protein — protein MRTTKELMELNEMVASLGDLGNAAYIKTVPADKGTGYALFAADGTQLAVFPSREAAYFTARQHDLEPVSVH, from the coding sequence ATGCGTACAACAAAAGAACTGATGGAATTGAACGAAATGGTCGCCTCATTAGGTGACCTTGGTAATGCGGCATATATAAAAACCGTACCCGCAGATAAAGGTACAGGATATGCCCTGTTTGCTGCCGATGGAACACAGCTTGCTGTATTCCCCAGCCGTGAAGCCGCCTATTTCACTGCCCGCCAGCACGATCTGGAGCCCGTAAGCGTACATTAA
- a CDS encoding M23 family metallopeptidase — MNIRAIALAVFALWSMPAWAGMDLHLPVECKLGENCFIQNYVDHDAAAGSFHDYNCGSMTYDDHNGTDFRVKNFDALDSHIRVLATNNGRVKMVTYQPEIQKGDIPLLQLLKFSTRSECGASIRIDHGAGWQSIYCHLDPKAMAVKPADDVVTGQVIGRMGASGKSIFPHLHYELRHHNRPVDPFVGHNKSYNCQPHERYNLWSEKALEQLPYIATDIIFGGFTAKEPDVEKIRQRYEPPKFLEATNAAIYFWVELMGIRTHDVVLLTMTAPDGKMMVEKKLTYNRHFSLAFETLTAQRQAQYSHWPAGVYTVNVTLLRYENVWKQTVLSRDWQIELQ, encoded by the coding sequence ATGAATATACGGGCAATAGCGCTTGCTGTTTTTGCCCTGTGGTCAATGCCTGCATGGGCAGGAATGGATTTGCATTTGCCGGTAGAATGCAAACTTGGCGAAAACTGTTTTATTCAAAACTATGTTGATCATGATGCGGCAGCAGGCAGTTTTCATGATTATAACTGCGGTAGCATGACTTATGACGACCATAACGGCACGGATTTTCGCGTAAAAAACTTTGATGCATTAGACTCCCATATACGTGTACTTGCCACCAATAACGGGCGGGTCAAGATGGTGACCTATCAACCTGAGATACAAAAAGGTGATATACCTTTGTTGCAGCTGCTGAAGTTTTCAACGCGCAGTGAGTGCGGTGCGAGTATACGCATTGATCATGGAGCGGGTTGGCAGAGCATCTATTGCCATTTGGATCCAAAAGCCATGGCTGTAAAACCCGCTGATGACGTAGTTACGGGGCAGGTAATTGGCCGTATGGGTGCAAGCGGTAAAAGTATTTTTCCGCATTTACATTATGAGTTGCGTCATCATAACCGTCCGGTAGATCCTTTTGTAGGGCACAATAAAAGTTATAATTGCCAGCCGCATGAGCGTTATAATTTGTGGAGCGAAAAAGCATTAGAACAACTACCGTATATTGCTACAGATATTATTTTTGGAGGATTCACCGCCAAAGAACCCGATGTTGAAAAAATACGCCAGCGTTATGAGCCGCCAAAATTTTTAGAGGCGACTAATGCAGCAATATATTTTTGGGTAGAGTTGATGGGCATACGCACGCATGATGTGGTTTTGCTTACTATGACTGCACCCGATGGGAAAATGATGGTAGAGAAAAAGCTCACTTATAATCGCCATTTCTCTTTGGCATTCGAAACGCTCACGGCACAACGCCAAGCACAATATTCTCATTGGCCTGCGGGAGTATATACCGTCAATGTAACGTTGTTGCGTTATGAGAATGTTTGGAAACAAACGGTGCTGTCGCGTGATTGGCAGATAGAGCTGCAATAA
- a CDS encoding M23 family metallopeptidase produces the protein MHIGHYITLFVGLATPAYAIEIAMPVECEMGTKCVVQNYVDHDSAKGDKAYNDFTCGHLSYDGHKGTDIRAVDESVMNTSISVLAVADGVVLGKRDGVKDRAPVIKNQECGNGVRISHADGWTTQYCHMKNGSVTVKKGQKVTTGDVLGKIGLTGNTEFPHVHLSIEKDGKHIDPYSGTALGEPCSIENLKPLWSAEAAKQLAYKPTGLLGGGFTNKEIKANDLAKGLHHNTSLSGKEPVLIFWVNMYGVQRGDTAHLSLHNPSGEVVVEKSNGIENNRATQNYFIGKINKQGWPAGKYTGKLRLERNGNAVIEREFTIMVGA, from the coding sequence ATGCATATAGGGCATTATATAACCTTGTTTGTGGGGCTTGCTACCCCTGCGTATGCTATTGAAATTGCCATGCCTGTGGAATGCGAAATGGGCACAAAATGTGTGGTGCAAAACTATGTGGATCACGACAGCGCAAAAGGCGATAAAGCGTATAACGATTTTACCTGTGGGCATCTGAGCTACGATGGCCATAAAGGCACCGACATTCGCGCAGTAGATGAAAGCGTAATGAACACATCCATATCTGTTCTGGCGGTGGCGGATGGTGTGGTGTTGGGCAAGCGAGACGGGGTGAAAGATCGCGCACCGGTAATTAAAAATCAGGAATGCGGTAATGGTGTACGCATTAGCCATGCTGATGGTTGGACAACCCAATATTGCCACATGAAAAACGGTAGCGTAACCGTTAAAAAAGGCCAAAAAGTCACCACAGGAGACGTGTTGGGTAAAATTGGTCTTACAGGAAATACCGAATTTCCTCATGTGCATCTGAGTATCGAAAAAGACGGAAAGCATATCGACCCTTATTCAGGTACAGCGCTAGGCGAGCCATGTAGCATAGAAAATCTGAAGCCATTATGGTCGGCAGAGGCGGCAAAGCAACTTGCTTATAAGCCTACCGGATTATTAGGCGGCGGATTTACCAATAAAGAAATCAAAGCCAACGATCTGGCCAAAGGATTGCATCACAATACTTCGCTTTCTGGAAAAGAGCCTGTTTTGATTTTTTGGGTGAATATGTACGGTGTGCAGCGCGGTGATACTGCGCATTTGTCACTGCATAATCCCTCTGGCGAAGTGGTGGTAGAAAAAAGTAATGGCATAGAAAATAATCGCGCTACACAGAATTATTTTATTGGTAAAATAAATAAACAGGGTTGGCCTGCAGGAAAGTACACAGGAAAATTACGGCTTGAGCGCAATGGCAACGCTGTTATAGAGCGCGAATTTACGATTATGGTGGGTGCATGA